Proteins encoded by one window of Podarcis muralis chromosome 11, rPodMur119.hap1.1, whole genome shotgun sequence:
- the SYT4 gene encoding synaptotagmin-4, translating to MAPIAASREEFDEIPTVVGIFSAFGLVFTVSLFAWICCQRKSSKSNKTPPYKFVHVLKGVDIYPENLNSKKKFGAEDKEEGKSKPVMPKTSLHLDLEKRDLNGNFPKTTPKIPNSSDLENFTPKLFPEREKDSVSPDSLKSVTSISSEEKQDKLGTLFFSIEYNFEKKAFMVNIKEARGLPAMDEQSMTSDPYIKMTILPEKKHKVKTRVLRKTLDPAFDETFTFYGIPYTQVQDLSLHFMILSFDRFSRDDIIGEVLFPLSGIELSEGRMLMNKEIIKKNVRKSSGRGELLISLCYQSTTNTLTVVVLKARHLPKADVSGLSDPYVKVNLYHAKKRISKKKTHVKKCTPNAVFNELFVFDIPCEGLEEISIEFLVLDSDRGSRNEIIGRLTLGASAEGTAGEHWKEICEYPRRQIAKWHMLCDG from the exons ATGGCTCCGATTGCAGCCAGCCGGGAAGAATTTG ATGAAATTCCAACTGTGGTTGGAATCTTCAGCGCCTTTGGGCTGGTCTTCACTGTCTCCCTCTTTGCTTGGATCTGCTGCCAACGCAAATCTTCCAAATCAAATAAGACCCCGCCTTACAAATTTGTTCATGTGCTGAAGGGCGTCGACATCTATCCTGAGAACCTCAACAGCAAAAAGAAGTTTGGGGCAGAGGACAAGGAAGAAGGCAAGAGCAAGCCAGTTATGCCAAAGACCTCTCTCCACCTTGACCTGGAGAAACGAGATCTGAACGGCAATTTCcccaaaacaacccccaaaatacCAAACTCCTCAGATCTCGAGAACTTCACTCCAAAGCTCTTTCCTGAGAGGGAAAAAGATTCTGTCTCCCCTGATAGCCTGAAGTCTGTTACTTCCATATCTTCTGAAGAGAAGCAAGATAAATTAGGGACTCTCTTCTTCTCCATTGAGTATAACTTTGAGAAGAAGGCTTTCATGGTGAACATCAAGGAAGCACGTGGCTTGCCTGCCATGGATGAACAGTCAATGACTTCTGATCCATACATCAAAATGACGATACTCCCGGAGAAGAAACACAAGGTGAAAACTCGAGTACTGAGAAAAACATTAGACCCAGCTTTTGATGAAACCTTCACCTTCTATGGAATCCCTTATACTCAAGTCCAAGATCTGAGCCTTCACTTTATGATCCTAAGTTTTGACCGATTTTCCCGAGATGACATCATTGGAGAAGTTCTCTTTCCTCTGTCCGGGATTGAGTTGTCTGAAGGAAGGATGCTGATGAACAAGGAGATCATCAAAAAGAATGTTAGG AAGTCCTCCGGACGTGGCGAGCTGCTGATTTCTCTCTGTTACCAGTCTACAACAAATACTCTCACGGTGGTTGTTTTAAAAGCCAGACACCTACCCAAAGCTGATGTTTCCGGATTATCAG ACCCCTATGTGAAAGTGAACCTATATCACGCCAAGAAAAGGATCTCCAAAAAGAAAACCCACGTCAAGAAGTGCACCCCCAATGCAGTGTTCAATGAACTTTTTGTCTTTGATATTCCTTGCGAGGGTCTCGAAGAGATCAGCATCGAATTCTTGGTTTTGGATTCAGATAGGGGATCCCGGAACGAAATCATTGGCCGGTTAACCTTGGGGGCTTCGGCAGAAGGAACCGCAGGAGAACACTGGAAGGAAATCTGTGAATATCCTAGGAGACAAATTGCCAAATGGCACATGTTGTGTGATGGCTAA